The following are from one region of the Mustela lutreola isolate mMusLut2 chromosome 7, mMusLut2.pri, whole genome shotgun sequence genome:
- the CALML4 gene encoding calmodulin-like protein 4 isoform X2 has protein sequence MAKFLSQDQINEYKECFSLFDKEQRGKIKATDLMVVMRCLGASPTPREVQRHLQIHGIDRDGELDFSTFLTIMHSQIKQEDPKKEILLAMLMTDKEKKGYIMASELRSKLMKLGEKLTHKEVDDLFKEANIEPNGKVKYDEFIHKITIPVWDY, from the exons GCCAAGTTCCTTTCCCAGGACCAAATTAATG AGTACAAGGAATGCTTCTCCCTGTTTGACAAGGAGCAGCGGGGGAAGATAAAAGCCACTGACCTCATGGTGGTGATGAGGTGCCTGGGGGCTAGCCCAACACCAAGGGAAGTGCAGCGGCACCTACAGATCCACGGGATCG acagagatggagagctGGATTTCTCCACTTTCCTGACCATCATGCACTCGCAAATAAAACAAGAGGatccaaagaaagaaattcttttggCCATGTTGATGACTGACAAGGAGAAGAAAGGCTACATCATGGCGTCTGAGCTGCGGTCCAAACTCATGAAACTGGGGGAGAAGCTCACCCACAAGGAAG TGGATGATCTTTTCAAGGAAGCAAATATCGAACCAAATGGCAAAGTGAAGTACGATGAATTTATCCACAAGATCACCATTCCTGTGTGGGACTACTGA
- the CALML4 gene encoding calmodulin-like protein 4 isoform X1: protein MAKFLSQDQINEYKECFSLFDKEQRGKIKATDLMVVMRCLGASPTPREVQRHLQIHGIDRDGELDFSTFLTIMHSQIKQEDPKKEILLAMLMTDKEKKGYIMASELRSKLMKLGEKLTHKEGTDIFVKKEKKKKKKKDKEASKHQVASVTDSPLAHPHNLPGLLQKA, encoded by the exons GCCAAGTTCCTTTCCCAGGACCAAATTAATG AGTACAAGGAATGCTTCTCCCTGTTTGACAAGGAGCAGCGGGGGAAGATAAAAGCCACTGACCTCATGGTGGTGATGAGGTGCCTGGGGGCTAGCCCAACACCAAGGGAAGTGCAGCGGCACCTACAGATCCACGGGATCG acagagatggagagctGGATTTCTCCACTTTCCTGACCATCATGCACTCGCAAATAAAACAAGAGGatccaaagaaagaaattcttttggCCATGTTGATGACTGACAAGGAGAAGAAAGGCTACATCATGGCGTCTGAGCTGCGGTCCAAACTCATGAAACTGGGGGAGAAGCTCACCCACAAGGAAG GCACAGATATtttcgttaaaaaagaaaaaaaaaaaaaaaaaaaaaaagacaaagaagcaaGCAAGCACCAGGTGGCTTCAGTGACGGACTCACCACTAGCACATCCCCACAATCTACCTGGGCTCctgcagaaagcctga